From a region of the Sulfuriferula plumbiphila genome:
- the moaC gene encoding cyclic pyranopterin monophosphate synthase MoaC: MNQLTHFDDRGRAQMVDVADKSDTRRVAVAAGRIVMQPATLKMILDGSARKGDVLGVARIAAIAASKRTADLIPLCHPLALTRVAVEFLAEEADSAIECRVTAETVGKTGVEMEALTALSVGLLTIYDMCKAVDRGMRMEGLRLLEKQGGKSGHWRAP; encoded by the coding sequence ATGAACCAACTCACTCATTTTGATGATCGTGGCCGTGCCCAGATGGTGGATGTGGCCGATAAATCCGACACCCGGCGCGTGGCGGTGGCCGCCGGGCGCATCGTGATGCAGCCCGCCACGCTGAAAATGATCCTTGACGGCAGCGCCAGGAAGGGCGATGTGCTGGGCGTCGCGCGCATCGCCGCGATCGCGGCATCCAAACGTACTGCTGACCTGATCCCGCTGTGCCATCCGCTCGCACTCACCCGCGTGGCGGTTGAGTTTCTGGCGGAGGAGGCGGATTCAGCGATTGAATGCCGCGTGACGGCCGAAACCGTCGGCAAAACCGGGGTGGAGATGGAAGCGCTCACTGCGCTCAGCGTCGGGCTGCTCACCATCTACGATATGTGCAAGGCGGTGGACCGGGGCATGCGCATGGAAGGCCTCCGGCTGCTGGAAAAACAGGGGGGGAAATCCGGTCACTGGCGCGCGCCCTGA
- a CDS encoding M48 family metalloprotease, whose amino-acid sequence MKSASLFLALCLASQQLAASELPDLGDVSQGAFSPRDEARVGNEIMRDIYAEPAYYDDPELTDYLNNLGYRLVAASPENRLAFQFFVLRDHTLNAFALPGGFIGVHTGLIEATQSESELAGVLGHEIAHVTQHHLARMIESRNQGILPSLAALAVAILAARSNPQAASAAIATVQATSIQKQLNFSRANEREADRIGMQIMRGAGFDPRAMATFFERLQKNSRLYENNAPAYLLTHPLTSERIADMQNRAASMPVKQVADSLEFQLLRAKLLAGEGRPEEAVRRFTEAIRDTRYNSLAAERYGLVVALLRTRQFDRAEQELDRLNQSGASSPMIAMLGARLRQEAGDLNTALARYQAGRARFPGYRPLLYADANALLQAGKADAALALVTDHLALYPDDYRLYQLQSRAYAMQGKDFLRHHAQAEAYVRQGNLDAAIEQLKLGLKSRDGDFYQMSIAEARLKELVALNQPAKP is encoded by the coding sequence ATGAAATCAGCCTCCCTATTCCTGGCTCTGTGCCTGGCCAGCCAGCAACTGGCGGCCAGCGAATTACCGGATCTCGGCGATGTTTCGCAGGGCGCGTTTTCGCCGCGTGACGAAGCCCGTGTGGGCAATGAAATCATGCGTGACATCTACGCGGAGCCGGCTTATTACGACGACCCTGAACTCACTGATTACCTCAACAACCTCGGCTACCGACTGGTGGCGGCCAGCCCGGAAAACCGCCTCGCGTTTCAGTTTTTTGTGCTGCGCGACCACACCCTGAACGCGTTCGCCCTGCCGGGTGGTTTTATCGGCGTGCATACTGGCCTGATCGAAGCAACACAAAGCGAATCCGAGCTGGCAGGTGTGCTCGGCCATGAAATCGCCCACGTCACGCAGCACCACCTGGCGCGCATGATCGAAAGCCGGAACCAGGGCATACTGCCGTCGCTAGCCGCACTGGCAGTGGCGATACTCGCCGCGCGTTCCAACCCGCAGGCAGCCAGCGCCGCCATTGCCACGGTACAGGCCACGTCCATCCAGAAACAGCTCAATTTTTCCCGCGCTAACGAACGCGAAGCAGACCGCATCGGTATGCAAATCATGCGCGGCGCGGGGTTTGACCCGCGCGCCATGGCGACTTTCTTCGAGCGCCTGCAAAAAAACAGCCGCCTGTATGAAAACAACGCACCGGCCTATCTGCTTACCCACCCGCTCACCTCGGAACGGATTGCCGATATGCAAAACCGTGCGGCCAGCATGCCGGTCAAACAAGTGGCGGACAGCCTGGAGTTCCAACTCTTACGCGCCAAACTGCTGGCAGGCGAAGGGCGTCCCGAAGAAGCCGTCAGACGTTTCACTGAAGCCATCCGCGATACCCGCTACAACAGCCTCGCGGCCGAACGCTACGGGCTGGTCGTGGCGCTGCTGCGCACACGCCAGTTCGACCGCGCCGAACAGGAACTGGACAGGCTCAACCAGTCGGGTGCCAGCAGTCCGATGATCGCCATGCTGGGTGCACGGCTCAGACAGGAGGCGGGTGACCTCAACACTGCACTCGCCCGCTACCAGGCTGGACGCGCGCGTTTTCCGGGTTATCGGCCACTGCTCTACGCAGATGCCAATGCCTTGCTGCAGGCAGGCAAAGCCGATGCCGCACTGGCGCTCGTCACCGATCATCTCGCGCTGTATCCGGACGATTACCGCCTGTACCAGCTGCAGTCACGTGCCTACGCCATGCAGGGCAAAGATTTTTTGCGTCATCATGCCCAGGCTGAAGCCTATGTGCGTCAAGGCAATCTTGATGCC